Within the Pseudomonas mendocina genome, the region ACCAGCCCGGACTACCTGCCATTGGTAGGCCCGCTGGCCGAGCAGCAGGCCTTCAACGAGGCCTACGCGGTGCTGACCAAGGACGCCCGCCAGGTGCCGGAAACGCCCTGCCCCTGGCTACCCGGCCTGTACATCAACAGCGGCCATGGCTCGCGCGGGCTGATCACCGCACCGCTGTCGGGCGAGCTGATCGCCGCCTGGCTGGAGGACGAACCGCTGCCAGTGCCGCGCGGAGTGGCCGAGGCCAGCCATCCCAACCGCTTTATGCTGCGCAAGCTGATTCGCGGGAGCTGATAAGCACGGTAGAGGCCGGTGCGCACGGCGCACCCTACCGAGTTGACCGCGCCGGGGTAGCCAAAAAGAGCCACCGTACGTGTAATGCTGTTCACATAAGAAATGGTCGAGCGCGATCAGTCCCCTCGCCCCTCTGGGGAGAGGGTTAGGGCGGGCCGCGTTCGGAGAGGGGAAAACTACCAGTTTGCGGTGCTGTCAGCCCTCTCCCCCAGCCCCTCTCCCATAAATGGGAGAGGGGAGCCAAACGCATGCAACCTTAAGTGAACAGAATTACCACCGTACGTGGCCCTTTCGTAGGGTGCGCCGTGCGCACCGCAGCCAACCAGCGCTTAAGCCCTGGCCTCGACAAGCACTGGCTTGGGCTTACGAAATACCAGCACGTTGCCCAGCATCACCAGGCCCAGGCCGAGCAGCGCCGGGGCCGTCCATTGGTAGCCCTCGAGGAATACCGAGATATTCAGCGCCACCACCGGGAACAGCACCGTGCAGTAGGCGGCGCGCTCCGGGCCCATGCGCCCGACCAGGGTCAGGTAGGCGGTAAAGCCGATCACCGAGCCCGGAATTGCCAGGTAAAGCAGCGAGCCGACATAGCGTGCGCTCCACTCGAAGGCGAACGGCGTGCCGCTGACCAGGCAAATGCCTGCCAACATCAGCGCGCCATAGAGCATGCCCCAGGCGTTGGTGGTCAGCGGTTTGAGCCCGGCCTTCTGCTGCAGGCTGGAGAGCATGTTGCCGGCGGAGAAGCACAGCGTACCGCACAGTGCCAGGCCAATACCCAAAAGGCTTTCACGACTGGCTTCGTGCCCCGCCAGCTCAGGCCAGAACAGCAAGCCCAGGCCGGCAAGCCCCAGCGCACCACCGAGCAGCACGTTGGCAGCGATACGCTGCTTGAAGAACAGCCGTGCATTGATCGCATTCCACAGGGTAGCGGTGGAGAAGATTACCGCGATCAGCCCGCTGGGGATCCACTGGCTGGCGGTGTAGAAGCACAGGAAGTTGAGGCAGAACAGGCACAGCCCCTGCATCAGACAGATGCCCTGGCCACGGCGATCCATCGACTGCAGGCGGCCGCTGAGCCAGAGCATGGCGAATAGCACTGCCGAGGCCAGGGCGAAGCGATAGGCGATGGAGGCGGCGACAGCTACCTCGCCCATCTGCAATTTGATGGCGATCCAGGTGGTGCCCCAGATCAGTACGGTAAGCAGGTAAAGCGACAGGTTCATCGAGAATCTCCCAAGACTGGAGCATAGTCTGGAAGCGATACGCGCTGGGCGCTTGCACAAAGTTGCGCATTTATCGCTGCGCCATCACTGCCTGCCATCGCGCTGCAGGCTTTATCATGCGGGCTTTATCAGTTAGGTCATTCTCACCGCATGCTTTCCGCTGTCGCGCGCTACAAACAACTGCTGTCCAGCGCCCTCGCCCGTTACTTCCCCCGCACCACCGCCTACCTGCGCGCCGAGCGCGAGGCTGCGCAGCCACGCAAGCCCGTGCGCAAGCAGAGCAAGAAGAAATCCACCGGGAACAAGAAAGCCGGCAGTCGCAAGACCGCCAGCAGCAAGCCTGGCCCCGCCGGCATCTACCCCGCCACCCGGCTGAAGATCGAAGACGCTCAGGTACAGGCCATGCGCGAGCGCGTGGCCGAGGCGGTAAGCGCCGGGCTGATCGGCGCACCGTCGGACGAACAGTGGGCGATGATCCTCTGCCGCGCGCCACTGGCGCGCATCTTCGCCGGCGCCGGCTCGGGCAAGTCGAGCACTCTGGTACTGCGCGTGGTGTTTCTGCTTTGCCACCTGGAGGTCGAGCCGAAACGCCTGACGGTGATTTCCTTCACCAATACCTCCTGCCACGAGCTGCGCGAGCGCCTGCAACGCCTGCTCGACTTCTGGCACTACCCGCACGATGCGCGCCAGTGCGTGCGCACCTTCCACGCCGCCATGGCGACGCTGGCCAAGGAGCGCCTGGGCAACCCGCGTTGGTTCGAGCAACTGGACGATCCCAGCGACGAACCGGACAACCCGCTCGCAGGCACGCGCCTGCGTCCCGCACAACAGCGCCTGCTCAAGCAGGCCTACCAGAACGCCTACGCAGACGATGCGCGCTTTCGCGCCCTGACTCACCGCCTGCTCAAGCTACCGGCGCCCGAGGAGCCGCCACAGGGCAAGGCCAAGGCACCACTGGACGCCTGCAAGCTGCCCGGTGAATTCGCCGCTCTGCCGCTGTTCGAGTTGCTGCACGGGCAAATCGACTTCGCCGAGAGCCTGGGGATTCGCCTCGACCGCCTGGACATGAAGGCCCTGGGCTGTGCGCCGCGCGAACGTGATTTCATCGAAGCCATGCAGCGCTTCCACCAGCACTTCAACGCCCTGCTGCACAACCAGGGTTTGATCAGTTTCAACGGCGCGTTCGCGCAGCTGAGTGAGCGACTGAGCAGCGACGGTGGCAAATCTGGCCCCGCCCTGATCGCCTTGAGCCACCTGCTGATCGACGAATTCCAGGATATCTCGCCACAGATCGTGCTGTGGCTGCAGGCCGTACACCGTCGCCTGCACGCAGCGGGCGAACGCATCAGCCTGATGGCCATCGGTGATGACTGGCAATCGATCTACGGCTGGCGCGGCAGCTCGCCGGAGCTGTTCATCGACTTCGACCGACACTTCCCCAGCCGGGGACGCGGCAAGAGCACCACCCTGCTGCTGGGCACCAACTACCGCAGCATCGAGCCGGTGATTCGCGACGGCGAGAAGGTGCTGGCCGAGGTACACAACAAGCAGGCCAAGACCTGCGTCGCGGCCAAGGCCATGCAACCGGGCGACCATGGCGTCAGGCTTATCCAGCGCTTCGACCTGGCCAGCGGCCTGCCGGCGCTGCTCAAGGAAATCACCGCGCAGTGCCAGCACGTCAGCCAGCGCCCCAACGCCGATCGTACCGCCGTGCTCCTGCTGAGCCGGCGCAACGAGCCGCTGCAACAGGTGCGCGCGCAACTGGACAAGGCGCTGCCGGTAAAAACCATGACCATCCACCGTGCCAAGGGGCTGCAGGCCGAGGTGGCGATCATCCTCGACGACTGCCTGCCGGCGGACAAACACCCGCTGCGCAACGCGCTCTACGCCCAGTGTGGCTTCTTCGCTGGCAGCTACGACCAGGCCATGCAGGACGAAGCCCGGCGCCTGGCCTATGTCGCCATCACCCGCGGCGTGAGCCGAGTGTTGTGGTACACGCGCAAGGCCCAGGGCGCCACGCAGTGCTTGGCAGCGAGCCGACCTATCGCGCAAGCTTCAGGCTGATCGGCACTTCAGGCGTTCCCATGGACAAACTGCTGGCTCTGCGCACCTTCGTCGCCACCGTTCGCTGTGGTGGTTTTTCCGCTGCAGCGCGGCAACTGGGGCTGGCTACCTCATCGGTGACACGCGCAGTCAACGCCCTGGAGCAGGAACTGGGCTGCGTACTGCTCAACCGCAACACACGGCAGATCAGCGTCAGCGAGGCCGGGCGCGACTACTTCGAGCGCGCCCTGGCCATCCTCGATGCCCTGGACGAAGCCGACGCCGCCGTAGCGGACAAAGATGGCGAAGTACGCGGCCGCCTGGCCGTAAGCGTGCCGGTGGAGTTCGCCCGACGCATCATTGCCCCGCACCTTGGCAAGCTGCTGCAGCGACACCCACAACTGGAGGTGTCCCTGCGCGTCACCGACGAGGTGGTCGATCTGCTCAGCGAACGGGTCGACCTGGCGCTGCGCCTGGGCTCTTCCATTGTCAGCGACGACGTGGTCAGCCAGCGGGTCGGCAGCTTCCGCCGCTGGCTGGTGGCGAGCCCGCAGTACCTCGCATGCAACTCGCCCATCACTCAGCCTGACGCACTGCAGATGCACGCCTGCCTGCAGTACGACTACGGCAGCCCGGCGAACTACTGGCGCTTCGAGCAACAGGGGACGACGCTGCAGGTACCAATCAGCGGGCGCCTGCGCAGCAACAACGCCGATATCCTGCGCCAGGCGGCGCTGGATGGTCAGGGCATCGCGCTGTTGTCGGACTGGCTGGTACGTGACGACGTGGACAGTGGCACGCTGCAGCGCCTGCTGCCCGACTACGACATCGCACCCGGCCCGCACGAAGGCACCATCCACCTGTTGTATCTGCCGAACCATCGCGGCTCTCGGCGCATCGCCGCGTTCAGCGAGTTTCTCCAGGAAGTGCTGCAAGGCTGAGGGCTTTGCACAGCGCGCAACGCAGCGTTGCCGATCCGACGGATTCTCCACCAGGCGTTAGCTACCTAACCTTGCGCCTGTCGCTTCCTCTCATCGAGATCCCATCATGACTAGCCAGACCTCCTCACTCACGAGCGAGTCGCCAGCCCTGCCACAGGCACTGGTGCTGCTGTTCGCCCTGTGCTGCGGCGCGATCGTCGCCAACCTCTATTACGCCCAGCCGATCATCGAGCTTATCGCTCCGGACGTCGGCCTCAGCGCCGAACGCGCCAGCCTGATCGTTTCGCTGACGCAGATCGGCTATGCGCTCGGCCTGTTGTTCCTGGTGCCACTGGCGGACTTGCTGGAAAGCCGTCGGCTGATGCTGATCACCACCGCCGCCGCCCTGCTCTGCCTGCTGGCCGCCGCCTTCGCCAATCAGCCGGATCTGTTCCTCGGCCTGGCGCTACTGATCGGGCTCAGTTCGGTCTCGGTGCAGATGCTGATTCCTCTGGCCGCCAACCTGGCGCCGGAAGCCAGCCGTGGTCGCGTGGTGGGCAATATCATGAGCGGTCTGCTGCTGGGCATCCTGCTGGCGAGGCCGCTAGCCAGTGTGGTAGCCGGCGAATTTGGCTGGCGCGCGGTGTACCTGATGGCAGCGGCTCTGATGCTGGTGATCACCCTGGTGATCGCCACCACCATTCCGCGCCACGCCCCCAGCCACAAGGCAAGCTACGGGCAACTGCTGGCCTCGCTCGTTCACCTGCTGCGCCGCTACCCCACCCTGCGCCACCGCGCGCTTTATCAGGGCCTGATGTTCGCCAGTTTCAGCCTGTTCTGGACGGTCGCACCGCTGCAA harbors:
- a CDS encoding DEAD/DEAH box helicase — encoded protein: MLSAVARYKQLLSSALARYFPRTTAYLRAEREAAQPRKPVRKQSKKKSTGNKKAGSRKTASSKPGPAGIYPATRLKIEDAQVQAMRERVAEAVSAGLIGAPSDEQWAMILCRAPLARIFAGAGSGKSSTLVLRVVFLLCHLEVEPKRLTVISFTNTSCHELRERLQRLLDFWHYPHDARQCVRTFHAAMATLAKERLGNPRWFEQLDDPSDEPDNPLAGTRLRPAQQRLLKQAYQNAYADDARFRALTHRLLKLPAPEEPPQGKAKAPLDACKLPGEFAALPLFELLHGQIDFAESLGIRLDRLDMKALGCAPRERDFIEAMQRFHQHFNALLHNQGLISFNGAFAQLSERLSSDGGKSGPALIALSHLLIDEFQDISPQIVLWLQAVHRRLHAAGERISLMAIGDDWQSIYGWRGSSPELFIDFDRHFPSRGRGKSTTLLLGTNYRSIEPVIRDGEKVLAEVHNKQAKTCVAAKAMQPGDHGVRLIQRFDLASGLPALLKEITAQCQHVSQRPNADRTAVLLLSRRNEPLQQVRAQLDKALPVKTMTIHRAKGLQAEVAIILDDCLPADKHPLRNALYAQCGFFAGSYDQAMQDEARRLAYVAITRGVSRVLWYTRKAQGATQCLAASRPIAQASG
- a CDS encoding LysR family transcriptional regulator codes for the protein MDKLLALRTFVATVRCGGFSAAARQLGLATSSVTRAVNALEQELGCVLLNRNTRQISVSEAGRDYFERALAILDALDEADAAVADKDGEVRGRLAVSVPVEFARRIIAPHLGKLLQRHPQLEVSLRVTDEVVDLLSERVDLALRLGSSIVSDDVVSQRVGSFRRWLVASPQYLACNSPITQPDALQMHACLQYDYGSPANYWRFEQQGTTLQVPISGRLRSNNADILRQAALDGQGIALLSDWLVRDDVDSGTLQRLLPDYDIAPGPHEGTIHLLYLPNHRGSRRIAAFSEFLQEVLQG
- a CDS encoding DMT family transporter, which encodes MNLSLYLLTVLIWGTTWIAIKLQMGEVAVAASIAYRFALASAVLFAMLWLSGRLQSMDRRGQGICLMQGLCLFCLNFLCFYTASQWIPSGLIAVIFSTATLWNAINARLFFKQRIAANVLLGGALGLAGLGLLFWPELAGHEASRESLLGIGLALCGTLCFSAGNMLSSLQQKAGLKPLTTNAWGMLYGALMLAGICLVSGTPFAFEWSARYVGSLLYLAIPGSVIGFTAYLTLVGRMGPERAAYCTVLFPVVALNISVFLEGYQWTAPALLGLGLVMLGNVLVFRKPKPVLVEARA
- a CDS encoding MFS transporter; the encoded protein is MTSQTSSLTSESPALPQALVLLFALCCGAIVANLYYAQPIIELIAPDVGLSAERASLIVSLTQIGYALGLLFLVPLADLLESRRLMLITTAAALLCLLAAAFANQPDLFLGLALLIGLSSVSVQMLIPLAANLAPEASRGRVVGNIMSGLLLGILLARPLASVVAGEFGWRAVYLMAAALMLVITLVIATTIPRHAPSHKASYGQLLASLVHLLRRYPTLRHRALYQGLMFASFSLFWTVAPLQLARHLGLSQQNIALFALAGAIGAVAAPIAGRLADAGHTWRASLVALILAPLAFAPNLLDTGLGWIGLIATAIVLDFAVQMSMVLGQRTIYALEPQSRARLNALYMTSIFVGGAIGSALASPVYERFGWSGTALLAAGLPLLALLVFIGKEK